In a genomic window of Acetomicrobium sp. S15 = DSM 107314:
- a CDS encoding tripartite tricarboxylate transporter substrate binding protein — protein sequence MVKRFCSLFLLSITLVLLTSFAFAAEYPAQPIKVVVPYAAGGTSDIQTRIMSKYIKEYLGQDFVIVNISGAGGGIGNREVLNAAPDGYTVLFQHQSMFSNYLTGVSDFTYNDFAPVCLAIRTNRIFVTRPDAPWNNLKDVVEDAKKRPGQIRLGAEIGATSHFQVMPLQIMTNNAFVLTASKGGDMDRITKIMGSHMDLSVVALSSVVSYLKSGELKALAVTSAERDPFLPDVPTAKELGIDAVFMQDTGFYMPPKTPENIVAVFSKAIGEMSKNEAYVKEIEEKTFSQVRYMDTEEFVKFLEEDFKYWSRLAKEAGFEPAKK from the coding sequence ATGGTTAAAAGATTTTGTTCACTGTTCCTCTTAAGTATAACGCTGGTCCTTCTGACGAGCTTTGCCTTTGCTGCAGAATATCCTGCTCAGCCTATCAAGGTGGTGGTTCCTTATGCGGCAGGCGGGACGAGCGACATCCAGACGAGGATCATGTCTAAGTACATCAAGGAATATTTGGGCCAGGATTTTGTAATAGTAAACATAAGCGGTGCCGGTGGAGGTATAGGCAACAGGGAGGTTTTAAATGCTGCCCCTGACGGGTACACCGTCCTCTTCCAACATCAATCGATGTTTTCCAACTATCTCACCGGCGTTTCTGACTTTACTTACAATGATTTTGCGCCCGTTTGCCTCGCCATAAGAACTAATCGCATATTTGTTACCAGACCTGATGCTCCATGGAATAACCTCAAAGATGTCGTGGAAGACGCGAAGAAGCGCCCCGGTCAGATAAGGCTCGGCGCAGAAATCGGAGCCACCAGTCACTTTCAGGTTATGCCGCTTCAGATAATGACGAATAATGCCTTCGTCCTCACCGCCAGCAAGGGTGGCGATATGGACAGGATTACGAAGATAATGGGCAGCCATATGGATCTTAGCGTTGTGGCTCTCTCCTCAGTGGTTTCGTATCTGAAGTCCGGGGAGTTGAAGGCGTTAGCCGTAACGTCCGCGGAAAGAGATCCCTTCCTGCCAGATGTGCCGACCGCGAAAGAGCTTGGCATAGATGCGGTCTTTATGCAGGATACAGGCTTTTACATGCCGCCCAAGACCCCAGAAAACATAGTGGCTGTTTTCTCCAAGGCGATAGGCGAGATGTCTAAGAATGAGGCTTACGTCAAGGAGATCGAGGAAAAGACTTTCTCTCAAGTTAGGTATATGGACACAGAAGAATTCGTGAAATTCCTGGAAGAGGACTTCAAATATTGGAGCAGGCTCGCGAAAGAGGCCGGATTCGAACCTGCCAAGAAATAG
- a CDS encoding tripartite tricarboxylate transporter TctB family protein, with protein sequence MSASVLQGLGLCAVGIWLFIESLSIRSLGYDALDAPFFPKLSAVLLIIFGAAIALSAALKKETKLQKERNRRSYTKVILYMCMLIAYAIAVKSLGFVVTTIFFIFISYLMMAKKISLKEIIYSITFACATTFAFWYIFEKGLKVILP encoded by the coding sequence ATGAGCGCATCTGTTCTACAAGGATTGGGCCTGTGCGCTGTGGGCATTTGGCTCTTTATCGAATCTTTGTCCATTCGAAGTTTAGGGTATGATGCTCTTGATGCGCCTTTCTTCCCCAAACTCAGCGCTGTTTTGTTGATAATTTTTGGAGCGGCTATAGCGCTTAGCGCTGCGCTCAAGAAGGAAACAAAGCTTCAAAAAGAGAGGAATAGGCGAAGTTATACCAAAGTAATACTGTATATGTGTATGCTTATAGCATATGCTATTGCGGTTAAATCCTTGGGTTTTGTAGTAACTACAATTTTCTTTATATTTATAAGTTATTTAATGATGGCAAAAAAAATATCTCTTAAAGAAATAATTTACAGTATAACCTTTGCTTGCGCCACCACTTTTGCATTCTGGTATATATTTGAAAAAGGCTTAAAGGTGATACTGCCGTAA